In Alkalihalobacillus sp. FSL W8-0930, a single window of DNA contains:
- a CDS encoding VOC family protein, with the protein MPIKLDMVGIVVKDMKRALDFYRTLGFEIASEMDNQAHVEVNQDGVRLAFDTVEVATSVYGSWEEPTGHRIELAFVCEDAKSLDDLYKSVMEQGYTSYKEPWDALWGQRYAIITDPDGNLISLFSDNN; encoded by the coding sequence AATAAAACTGGATATGGTAGGTATTGTTGTTAAGGATATGAAGCGGGCGCTTGATTTCTATCGAACATTAGGATTTGAAATCGCATCAGAAATGGACAACCAGGCCCATGTAGAAGTAAATCAAGATGGAGTAAGACTTGCCTTTGATACAGTGGAGGTAGCAACATCTGTCTATGGGTCGTGGGAAGAGCCAACAGGTCATCGGATTGAGTTAGCTTTTGTATGTGAGGATGCGAAGTCCTTAGATGATTTATATAAAAGTGTTATGGAGCAAGGTTACACTAGCTATAAAGAGCCGTGGGATGCGTTGTGGGGACAGCGCTATGCCATTATTACTGATCCAGATGGAAATTTGATTAGTCTTTTTAGTGATAACAACTAG